From the genome of Corallococcus macrosporus DSM 14697:
AGGACGAGCCCGCGTCCTCCAGGATGTAGCGGACGTTGCGGAACACCGAGTGGCACTGCGCCTCGATGTCGTACGAGACGATGTTGCCCTCCGCGTCCAGCTCCACGCCGGGAATCTTCTTCGTGCCGCGCTCGCGCGGGCCCACGCCGGACAGGAACAGGAGGTTGCCCACGCGGCGGGCGTGGGGGTACAGGCCCACCGGCTCCGGGGCCTTCTGCGAATCGACGCGTTCGCTGTCACTGCTCACGGCGTGCTCCTCACGTTGGGGGCAGGGGGTTCACAGCTTGATGCAGATGTTCTTCGGCTCGGTGAAGAAGCGCAGCGCGTCCCAGCCGCCCTCGCGGCCCACGCCGGAGTCCTTCACGCCGCCAAACGGCGTGCGCAAATCGCGCAGCATCCACGTGTTCACCCAGACGATGCCGCTGTGCAGCCGCGAGGCGAAGCGGTGCGCGCGCTTCACGTCCTGGGTCCACACGCTGGCGGCCAGGCCGTACTTCGTGGCGTTGGCCCACGCCAGCACCTCGTCCTCCGAGTCGAAGGGCATGATGCTGGCCACCGGGCCGAAGATTTCTTCCTGGTTGGTGCGGCAGCCCGCGTCCAGCCCTTCAAGGAGGGTGGGCTCCACGAACCAGCCGTCGCGGCAGCGCCCGGGCACGCTGGCGCGCTGTCCGCCGGTGAGGACGCGGCCGCCCTCCTGCTTCGCCAGGCTCACGTAGCCCAGCACCTTGTCGAAGTGCTGCTGCGACACCAGCGCGCCCTGGTCCGTGCCCGCCTCCAGCGGGTCACCCACCTTGAGCGCGCGCGTGCGCTCCACCAGCGCCTCCTTGAAGCGCGCGTAGAGGGGCCGCTGCACGAAGATGCGCGGGCCGCAGAGGCAGATCTGCCCCTGGTTGGCGAAGGACGAGCGCAGCGTGGTGGCCAGGGCCTCGTCGAAGTCGCAGTCCGCGAAGACGACGTTGGGATTCTTCCCGCCCATCTCCAGCGACAGCTTCTTGAAGGCGGGCGCGGCCACGCGCGCAATCTCCGCGCCGGTGCGGGTGCTGCCGGTGAAGGAGATGGCGCTGATGTCCGGGTGCTCGCTCATCGCGGCGCCCACCTTGGGGCCCAGGCCGTGCACCAGGTTGAGCACGCCCGGCGGCAGGCCCACGTCGCGGCAGACCTGGGCCAGCAGGTACGCCGTCATCGGCGTCACCTCGGACGGCTTGGCCACCACGCAGTTCCCCATGGCGAGCGCCGGCGCAATCTTCCAGGACAGCAGGTAGAGCGGCAGGTTCCACGGGGAGATGCAGCCCACCACGCCCAGCGGCGCGCGCAGGGTGTAGTTGAGGGCCACGTCGTCCGTCTGGTGCGCCTCGCTGGAGAACTGCGTCACCGCGTCCGCGAAGAACTCGAAGTTGAGGATGCTGCGCGGGATGTCCACCGTGGAGGCGACCGACAGCGGCTTGCCGGTGTCGATGGACTCCGCGCGGGCGAAGGCGTCCAGGCGGCTCCGGATGCCGTCCGCGATGCGACGCAGCCAGCGCGAGCGCTCGGTGGCCGGCGTGGCGGCCCAGGCGGGGAAGGCCCGCGCGGCGGCCTCCACCGCGCGCTGGACGTCGGCCGCGTCGGAGTCCGGCACCTGGGCATACGTCTCGGCCGTGGCGGGCTCGGGCTTGTCCAGCCACGCGCCGCCGCGCGCGGGCAGCAGCTCACCGCCGATGTAGTTGAGCACCTTCTCCATGGACGAGCCCTCCGGTTGTGCCTGCCCACGGACGGCGACGGGCGAGCCCCGCCAACCCCTCCGGGAGAGGGCGCGCAATGTACGCCGCCCCTCCGTGCCTCACCAGCATCACGCGCGCCCGCAGTCCACTGTCATCGAATCGTGGCTGCCCGCCTGGACGCCTCGTGGAATGCCGCACTGCGCGAACGCGCGCGGACCACCAGCACCCCGTGTGGAACGCAGGGCAGGGCGCGCGCTCGCCGCGAGGGCTCTCCGGCCCTGGCCTCGCGGTCCGGGGCGGGATGGGCCGTCAGGTGCGCGTGGACCAGGGGACGTCGGAGCGCTGGCCCGCGCGCCAGAGCGCCCACACGCCCGCCAGCGTCACCAGCCAGGTGAAGGCATGGAAGAGGCCGTCCCAGAACATGTTCACCTTGATGTTCACCACGTCGTCGGGCGGCAGGGGCGTGGAGAGCATGTGGTGCCACTGGAGGATCTGGTGCAGGAGGATGCCGTCCACGAAGCCGCCCAGGCCCACGCCCAGCAGCAGGCCCGCGAGCACCAGCGGCCCCCGGTTCCCCGCGCTCATCGCGCGCGCTCCTGGCCGCGGCTCCGCGCACGCTGCCTCAGGGGCACGGCCGCGGGCGCCGCCCTCGCGGCGAGCACCAGCGCGCACACGATGAGCAGGAGGACGAGGAAGGGCAGGACGGTGAGCGAAAGGCGGCCCCAGAAATGCTCGTCGAGGATTCCCGCCACCACCTCGGGCCGGCAGGTGGGGCATGCCGAGGCCGCGGAGGCCGTCAGCAGCGCGGTGGTGATGCCGGTGGAGATTCCCCGCCCCATGTGTCGCCCCCTTCAGATGGAGGGGAAGCTCGCCACCCCGCCTGGCCACGGCAAGCCGACGCCGCGGCCCCATCGCGGCCAGGCCGCCCGTCAGCCCCGCCCGCCGGGGCGGCTGGCTGTGTCCGGGGGAGGCCACCGCGCCCGGGCGGCTCGGCTATAAGGCGGCTCCTGGAGGAGACACCATGTCGCGGAAAGTGGCGCTCATCACCGGAGCCTCGGCGGGTTTGGGAGAGCAGTTCGCACACCTGTTCGCGAAGGACGGGCACGACGTCATCCTGGTCGCGCGCAGCGCTCCGCGCCTGGAGGCGCTGGCGGCGAAGCTGGAGCAGGCGCACGGGGTGAAGGCGCACGTCTTCCCGGCGGACCTGGGACGGCCGGAGTCCCCGGAGCAGCTCTTCGACGCGGTGCGCGCGCGCGGGCTCGCGGTGGAGTTCCTGGTGAACAACGCGGGCTTCGGCTCCTGCGGCCCCTTCCTGGAGCAGGAGCTGGCGCGCGAGGCGGAGATGGTGGAGGTCAACTGCACCGCGCTCTTGAAGCTGTCTCACCTGTTCGCGCGGCCCATGCGCGAGCGGGGCAGCGGGCGCATCCTCAACGTCGCCTCCACCGCGGGCTTCCAACCCGGGCCCTTCATGGCCACGTACTTCGCCACCAAGGCCTTCGTGGTCTCCCTGTCGGAGGCGCTGGCCCACGAGCTGAAGGGCACGGGCGTGACGGTGACGTGCCACTGCCCGGGCGCCACGCACACGGAGTTCACCCAGCGGGCGGGCAATGGCCAGACGCGCTTGTTCCAGCGCTCCGGCGTGGCGAAGGCGGAGGACGTGGCCGCTCATGCCTACGCGATGATGATGCGCGGCCGGGTGCTCGCCATCCATGGACTGCTCAACTGGGCGGGGACCATGGGCGCGCGCCTCGGCCCGCGCGGGGTGGTGCGCGCGCTGGCGGCCAGCCTCAACCAGCAGGGCTGAGGCTGGCGGCGCTTCGCGTCAGTTGTACGTCGCGGACAGGACGATGGCCACGTTGGTGACGTTCCAACTGTCGTTGTTGCTGTCGTCCCGGATGCGGCCCAGCGCCAGCTCGGCGCCGATGCCCAGGCCCCAGTTCTTGCTGACCCACCACTCCTTGCCGATGCCCAGGTGCAGGCCGCCGCCCAGGTCCGTCTCGGCAATCGTCTCACCCTGCTCGCTGATGGAGAGCTGGGTGTAGCTGATGGCGCCGGACAGGTAGATGTTGGCGGGCATGAAGTAATAGGTGACGCCCAGGCCCACCGCGCCCAGGTTCTGGCTCCACTCCTCGTTCGCGTTGTCGACGGAGAGGTCCCCCACCTGGATGCTCGGGTTGGGCGAGGCGGCGCCGTAGAACTTGCCGTAGAGGATGAGGTTGTTGACGAGCGCGAAGCCGATTTCGGCGTTGATGTTGCCGCTGGCGCCCTTCACCGCCACTTCGGGCGTGAAGTCGGCCGCCGAGGCCCGGAGATAGCCGCCGCCCACCTGCAGGCGCAGATAGAAACCGTCATGAACGTGCTCGTCGTATTCCTGGGCGCTCGCGGTGGTGGCGCTGAAGAGCAGGGCCGCGATGATGCTGGGGTATCGCATGAGAACAACTCCTTCGGAGAATCCCACCCGGCCGGGGTTCCGCGCTATGTAGCACGGCCGGAACGACCAAGAGAGGGCAGGGGATGACCGCGACCGTGGACCATGAGGCATTGGCACACACGTTGGATTCGGCCAGGTTGGAGCGGCGCGAGGTGGCGCCCCTCACCCGCGAGCACCCCACGCTGAGCGTGCCGGACGCCTACGCCATCCAGGAGGCCGGCATCCGGCTGCGCCTGTCCCACGGCGAGCGCGTGGTGGGCCTCAAGATGGGGCTCACCTCCGAGGCCAAGCGCAAGCAGATGAACCTGGACTCGCCCGTGTATGGCGTGCTCACGGACCGGATGCAGATTCCCGCGGACGGCGTCATCCAGCTCTCGCAGGGGGTCCACCCCAAAATCGAGCCGGAGATTGCCTTCCGCACCGCGCGCGAGCTGCGCGGCACGGTGACGCGCGACCAGGTGCTGGACGCCTGTGAGTCCGTGTTCGCGGCGATGGAAATCCTCGACTCGCGCTACCGCGACTTCAAGTACTTCTCCCTGCCGGACGTGGTGGCGGACAACGCGTCGTCCTCGCTGTTCGTGCTGGGCACCACCGAGCACCCGCCGCGCGCGTTGGATTTGACGCGGCTGGAGATGACGATGTCCGTGAACGGCGAGCCCGCGCAATCCGCCCGCTCGGACGCCATCTCCGGCGACCCCGTCGTCTCCGTCATCCAGCTCTGCGAGCTGCTGGCCCAGCGCGGCCAGGTGCTGCCGGCGGGCAGCATCGTGCTGGCGGGCGCCGCCACCGCCGCGCACATGCTGCGCCCGGGAGACCGGGTGCAGCTCACGGTGGAGGGGCTGGGCATCGTGGCGGTGTCCGCCGAATAGCGCCGGGCGCTACCCGTCGAGCGCGGCGCCCGCGGACTCCGTGGGCGGGTGCCACGCGCGCGCGTGGGCCAGGCGCTGGAGCAGGTGCCACGCCAGCGCCCGGGCCTGGCCACGAATCTCGGGCACGGCCGTCGTCTCCCACAGCTCGCCGCGGCGCGGCGGGCCCAGGGTGTAGAGGCGCCCGGAGGCGCGGCCGTGCGCGTCCAGCAGCGCGCCGTCCGCGTCCGTCGCCAGCCCCAGGCCCAGGGCGTCCGGGCTCGCGCGCCCTGTCTCCACCAACGCGCCGAGCACCGGGTGGCCGCGCGTCATCGCGCCCTCCGGCCCGGTGCAGTTGATGACGTGCCGCACGTGCAGCACCGCCTCGCCGCGCTGGCCCCGGGGCCGCAGGCGGACCGCCACGCCCGAGGCTTCCAGTGAAAAGCCCTGGATGCGCGCCGCATGGAGCGTCAGTTGGCCCTCGCGCCGCAGCCGCTCCACCGTCTCGCCGATGCTGGGCGCCATCCGGTGGCGGTGCACGTCCCAGTACGCGCGCAGGTGCCGGAGGAAGCGCTGTCGCTCGCCCACCGGCAGCCGCCGCCACAGCGGCACCGTCACGGGCCGCAGCGCGTCCACCACCGTGCGCCAGTCCGCGCCCGCCTCCGCCGCGCGCCGCACCTCGCGCCGGACGAGCCGCAGGACGGGCCGGATGCGCGGGGTGAGGGGGTGAGGCCCGGCGGCGTCGCCCCGCTCGCGTCGCAGTTCGTGGCGCAGGGCCCGCAGCGCTTCCCGGATGCCAGGCGAGGCGTACGCCGTGGCGCCCTCCTGGGCGCCTTCCCGGTGCAGTTGCGGCAACAGGCCATGCCGGGACAGCGCGTGGATGGGGCCCTGGTGGCCCTGCTCCCGCAGTGACAGCACGGTGTCCACCATGGTGAGCCCCGTGCCGATGAGCAGCACGTCATCCTGGGGGGCCACGCCCCGCAGCGCGTCCGGGGCCCAGGGGGAGCGGTGATAGCGGCGGCTGGCGTACAGCCCGCCGTCCGGCACGCGCAGGTTGGAGGGCAGCGCATTGCCCAGGGCCAGCACGGCGGCGCGGGCCTCCAACCGGCCCCCGTCCGCCAGCGCGAGCCGCACCGTGCCGGCCTCCGTCTCCTCGATGGCGGCGACGTCGCTGGCCACCACCTCCAGGTGCACGTCCTGCGCGGCGTGGGCGCGCGCCTCGCGCAGGGCCGCCTCCAGGTAGCGGCCATAGCGCTGGCGGGCGATGAAGGCGCCGGGTGCGGCTGCTGGCAGCTCGCGGCGCACCCAGCGCAGGAAGTGCTCCGGGTCCTCCGCGAAGGCGCCCATCCGCGCCGCGGGCACGTTCAGCAGGTGACAGGGGCTGGTCGTCGAATACGCCAACCCCCGCCCCGGGCGCCCGCTCCGCTCCACCAAGGCCACGCGGAAGGGAGCGCGCGCGCTCCGCAGGAGGTGCACCGCCAGCAGCGTGCCGCTGGCCCCTCCCCCGACGATGACCACATCCCAACACCCCAGTGCTCGCACGCACCAATCGTAGGTCGTGGCACGCCTGCCGGCATCCTCCGACAGGGGCCCACTGTCCAGGCGTCCCTCCTGGACGTCGGTCCTCCTCCCTGTGCAGGGTGTTGTCCGGTGGCCACACTCCCCCGCACACGCGGGGGGAAGACGCCATGCGCGGGTCCATCATCGAAGAGCATGCGCAGCGTTCCATGGCGGCGGCCTTGCTCGGCTGGTCCTTGCCCGAACGGCCAGACGCCGTTGTCTCCGTGGCGTGGCTGGTGGAGCGGCTGCGCTCCAGCAGGGTGGACTGGGGCCTGCTGGAGAAGCTGGTGCGCTTCGAGCCCGCCGGCTACGCGCGACAGGCGCTGGCCCGGACGCCCGCCTGGCGCGAGAGACGCTCAGGCCACCGCGTCCGCCTGCTGGGAGCGGGGGGCCTGGGCGAAGGCGCCGGCCACGGGCAACGTGACGCGGAAGATGCTGCCCCGCTCTGGCGCGCTCTCCACCGTCAGCGTGCCGCCCAGCGACGTGACGATGCCATGGCACACCGCGAGCCCCAGGCCCGTGCCCACGCCCAGGGGCTTGGTGGTGAAGAACGGGTCGAAGATGCGCTCGCGGTGCTCGGGGGAGATGCCGCAGCCGGTGTCCCGCACCTCCACGGCGACGCGGCCGGCCTTCGCCTCGCGGGCGACGACGTGGACCTCGTTCTTCTCCACCTCGCCCGGGACGATGGATTGCGCCGCGTTGAGCAGCAGGTTGAGGAACACCTGCCCCAGCCGCGCGCCGTTGCCCTGCACCGGCGGCAGGCCCTCGCACTCCACCACCAGCCGCGCGCGGTGCCGCAGCTCGTGCATGGCCATCTTCGCCGCGGTGCGCACCACCGAGGCCAGGTCCGACGGGCCCGTGCCCACGTCCTCCGCGCGGGACAGCGTCTGCAAATCCCTCACGATGAGGCGGATGCGCTCGGCGCCGTCGCGCGTCTCCGCCAGCGCCTCCAGCACCTCCTGCCGCTCCTGCTCCGACAGGTGTTCCTTCTGCTGGAGCTCCTGGTGGATGTACTCCAGGTTGCTGAGGATGAAGGCCAGCGGGTTGTTGATTTCGTGCCCCACGCCCGCCGCGATGCGGCCCAGCGCAATCAGCCGGTCCGCGAACAAGAGCTGCGCCTGGGTGGCGCGGAGCTGCTCCAGGCTGCGCGACAGCTTGACGTTGGCCGCCTCCAGCGCCGCGGTCCGCTCGCGCACCGTCTCCTCCAGCAGCGCCGCCTCCCGCGTGGAGGCGTGCGCCGCGCGCGGACGCGCGCCGTTCAACGTCGGGCCCTGGAGCGTGCCGAAGGCGCGCCGCAGGGTTCCCCGCCGCTGCGCCACCGCCGACATCAACTTCACCCTCGCTCGCAGCGTCATCGCGTCCGGCTCCAGCGGTGTGGCGTCTGTTCTTGAAAAGTCCCCGAGTCGCGACAGGCCCGCGTAGTCAACACTGTCCTGGCGGTCAGGGGCAAGGGACCGGAGGGTGGTGCCAGCGTGTGCCGCGAGACGGAGGCGGTGTGCTCCGTCCGGGCACCCGCTGCTTCATTGGGGGCAGGTGCCGCAGTCCGCCCCGCAGCTATCCGCCGAGCTGCCGCTGCCGCAGCGCTCGGTGAACTGGCAGATGCCGTCGCCACAGCGGTGGATGTCCCGCGGTTGGAGGCGCGTCGTGAGCGGCTGGTATGCCCGTCCGTTGTAGGTGCAGGTTTCGTAATAGGGCAGCTCGCCGTCGGCGGGTGGGTTCTTCTTCTCCGCCAGGGTCCCGCCCATGGGGATGCTCGCCTCGGTGGCGCGCTGGCAGAGGGACTGGCAGGTGCCTGTATGGATGATGGGCAGGCAGTCCGTCTGGTCGGGGGCGGAGGCCAGCCCGCAGGCGCGCGCGGTGCTCTCGTCCGCGCCCAGGAAGCCGCGGTCCGTGGCGGCGAAGACGCCGGTGCCGTCGAAGAGGTTGCCGAAGAAGCACGCCTCCCGCTCGCTGAAGGTGGACAACTCCTGCGCCGTGTACGCCAGGGCGCCGCCGCGCGCGTTGCGGCCCAGCACGGAGATGTCCACGGGGAGGCCGAACTTGTTCGCGTGCGCCGCCAGGCACGCGGAGACGACCTCCTGCTCCTGCTGCGTCGCAGGTGAGCCCTGGGCCCAGTTGTGCGCCAGACCCAGGCCTCCTTCCCAGGTGTACTTCTCGCCCGTCACCGGGTTGGTGTACTTGCGCTTCTGGTTCTCCTTGGCCGCGCACCGGATGATGTAACGCATGAGCTCATTGGCGCGTTCAGGGTCCTGGTTGAACCAGTCGGAGAACCCATTCGTGGACAGGCCATTGGTTGACAAGCCATTGGTGGACAACCCATTGGTCGAAAGGCCGTTGGTTGACAAGCCATTGGTCGACAAGCCGTTGCCGGACGCCATCGCCCCGCGGGCCTCGGACGGTGTCCTCGTCTCCTGCTCGGGTTCCGAGGGGCCGCACGCACCGGCCCCCACGCCCAGCACCAGGCTCAGCAGCCTCCAGGTGCCGCGGGCCCGGCGCGCGTGTTTCAGGCAGGGACTGATTCGGATTCCAGACATGGCTTTCCCCCGTTTCGGGAAGCCGGCGGTGCCTGCTTCCCGGGTGCCATCAGTTCCAGCTCTCACAAACAAAAACACTGTCGCTGATGGGTGAGGCCAGTGTGACGGTGTTCAAGCGGTGAGAAAATGTGGCCTGGGAGGAATATTCGGGTGGGGGTCTGCCCAAAGACACCTCGGGTGTGTCATGGCGGACGCCATGGCCTCCACATGCTCGCAAGGTGATAACGGATACGGGCTTCCCGTCAGCTAGTCGCCTTCGTCGAACTCCAGCGCGAGCGACGCGGCCGGGGTGAGCGCGAAGCCATCCGCGGTGCGCAGGCGCCAGGTGCCCACGTCGGTGACGGGGCCGCCCACGACCTCGGACTCCGAGGCGTCGCCGCGCGTCTCCGCCTGGCCCAGGTGGACGCAGAGGTGGACGCGGGCGTTCACCGGCTCCGCCAGCTTCTGCGCCATCTCCTGGAGCACCCGCAGGGTGCGCTCGGCCTCGCGCAGGTATTCGGTGCGCTCGGCGCTGGGCGCGCCGTTGTCCAGCGGGTGGATGGCCAGCAGGGAGGTGCCGGACTGGAGCGCCAGCAGGAAGCCGCCGCCGCGCAGGCCCTGCTCCAGCCCGTCCAGCACGTCCGCGAGCACCGCGTACACGGCGTCGTCGTCCTGGGCGGAGGCGGCGAGCACGACCTCCGCGTGCACGGCGAGCGCCAGCCGCGTGCGGCGCGTGGGCTGGACGGGCTCTTCCGCGGCTTCGCTGAGCGCGGCGAGGCAGGCCGTCACGCTGCCATAGCGGCGGCTGCCATCCTTCTCCAGGCAGCGCAGCACCACCGCGTCCACCGCGGGGGACACCGCGGCGATGGCGCTGGGCCGGGGCGCGGG
Proteins encoded in this window:
- a CDS encoding RidA family protein, with protein sequence MSSDSERVDSQKAPEPVGLYPHARRVGNLLFLSGVGPRERGTKKIPGVELDAEGNIVSYDIEAQCHSVFRNVRYILEDAGSSWDKLVDVTVYLTDMKKDFPTYNRLWAEYFKDDPPCRTTLEINRLPTPIAIELKCIATIGGE
- a CDS encoding aldehyde dehydrogenase, which codes for MEKVLNYIGGELLPARGGAWLDKPEPATAETYAQVPDSDAADVQRAVEAAARAFPAWAATPATERSRWLRRIADGIRSRLDAFARAESIDTGKPLSVASTVDIPRSILNFEFFADAVTQFSSEAHQTDDVALNYTLRAPLGVVGCISPWNLPLYLLSWKIAPALAMGNCVVAKPSEVTPMTAYLLAQVCRDVGLPPGVLNLVHGLGPKVGAAMSEHPDISAISFTGSTRTGAEIARVAAPAFKKLSLEMGGKNPNVVFADCDFDEALATTLRSSFANQGQICLCGPRIFVQRPLYARFKEALVERTRALKVGDPLEAGTDQGALVSQQHFDKVLGYVSLAKQEGGRVLTGGQRASVPGRCRDGWFVEPTLLEGLDAGCRTNQEEIFGPVASIMPFDSEDEVLAWANATKYGLAASVWTQDVKRAHRFASRLHSGIVWVNTWMLRDLRTPFGGVKDSGVGREGGWDALRFFTEPKNICIKL
- a CDS encoding DUF2243 domain-containing protein; the encoded protein is MSAGNRGPLVLAGLLLGVGLGGFVDGILLHQILQWHHMLSTPLPPDDVVNIKVNMFWDGLFHAFTWLVTLAGVWALWRAGQRSDVPWSTRT
- a CDS encoding SDR family NAD(P)-dependent oxidoreductase, translating into MSRKVALITGASAGLGEQFAHLFAKDGHDVILVARSAPRLEALAAKLEQAHGVKAHVFPADLGRPESPEQLFDAVRARGLAVEFLVNNAGFGSCGPFLEQELAREAEMVEVNCTALLKLSHLFARPMRERGSGRILNVASTAGFQPGPFMATYFATKAFVVSLSEALAHELKGTGVTVTCHCPGATHTEFTQRAGNGQTRLFQRSGVAKAEDVAAHAYAMMMRGRVLAIHGLLNWAGTMGARLGPRGVVRALAASLNQQG
- a CDS encoding outer membrane beta-barrel protein, translated to MRYPSIIAALLFSATTASAQEYDEHVHDGFYLRLQVGGGYLRASAADFTPEVAVKGASGNINAEIGFALVNNLILYGKFYGAASPNPSIQVGDLSVDNANEEWSQNLGAVGLGVTYYFMPANIYLSGAISYTQLSISEQGETIAETDLGGGLHLGIGKEWWVSKNWGLGIGAELALGRIRDDSNNDSWNVTNVAIVLSATYN
- a CDS encoding 2-keto-4-pentenoate hydratase encodes the protein MTATVDHEALAHTLDSARLERREVAPLTREHPTLSVPDAYAIQEAGIRLRLSHGERVVGLKMGLTSEAKRKQMNLDSPVYGVLTDRMQIPADGVIQLSQGVHPKIEPEIAFRTARELRGTVTRDQVLDACESVFAAMEILDSRYRDFKYFSLPDVVADNASSSLFVLGTTEHPPRALDLTRLEMTMSVNGEPAQSARSDAISGDPVVSVIQLCELLAQRGQVLPAGSIVLAGAATAAHMLRPGDRVQLTVEGLGIVAVSAE
- a CDS encoding FAD/NAD(P)-binding protein, yielding MVIVGGGASGTLLAVHLLRSARAPFRVALVERSGRPGRGLAYSTTSPCHLLNVPAARMGAFAEDPEHFLRWVRRELPAAAPGAFIARQRYGRYLEAALREARAHAAQDVHLEVVASDVAAIEETEAGTVRLALADGGRLEARAAVLALGNALPSNLRVPDGGLYASRRYHRSPWAPDALRGVAPQDDVLLIGTGLTMVDTVLSLREQGHQGPIHALSRHGLLPQLHREGAQEGATAYASPGIREALRALRHELRRERGDAAGPHPLTPRIRPVLRLVRREVRRAAEAGADWRTVVDALRPVTVPLWRRLPVGERQRFLRHLRAYWDVHRHRMAPSIGETVERLRREGQLTLHAARIQGFSLEASGVAVRLRPRGQRGEAVLHVRHVINCTGPEGAMTRGHPVLGALVETGRASPDALGLGLATDADGALLDAHGRASGRLYTLGPPRRGELWETTAVPEIRGQARALAWHLLQRLAHARAWHPPTESAGAALDG
- a CDS encoding sensor histidine kinase, coding for MTLRARVKLMSAVAQRRGTLRRAFGTLQGPTLNGARPRAAHASTREAALLEETVRERTAALEAANVKLSRSLEQLRATQAQLLFADRLIALGRIAAGVGHEINNPLAFILSNLEYIHQELQQKEHLSEQERQEVLEALAETRDGAERIRLIVRDLQTLSRAEDVGTGPSDLASVVRTAAKMAMHELRHRARLVVECEGLPPVQGNGARLGQVFLNLLLNAAQSIVPGEVEKNEVHVVAREAKAGRVAVEVRDTGCGISPEHRERIFDPFFTTKPLGVGTGLGLAVCHGIVTSLGGTLTVESAPERGSIFRVTLPVAGAFAQAPRSQQADAVA